The genomic stretch GCGCACACGAAAGTCCACATATACCATATTGTGGATGCTCAATGAATCCGCCAAGGGTTCCTCTCTTCTTTATACCTTTGTTGTTTGGAGCCCCAGCAATATCACAGCCCATTCTTAACTGCTCATGATATTCGTTTGCTGTGGGTATGTTACAAATATACCCTCCCTAACATCCATAGGTACACCGTCATATCTTCgttcgaatggatcttcatcaagagGAATATAACCTTTTGTATGAACGTATAGAACAATGCATGGCTCTTTCTGAATCTTAAATTCGCGTGTTCCATAACTCTTCGAACGTACAGGGCTTGCTGTAATAATCGAAAGATAATTGTGACGATGCATAAGGTCTGTCGCATGCATATTTATACAATCTTTCAACCTTTTCGTTTCGTCTAATGTTAAAGCATCGTCTGAAGTTGTTTCACTGGACATAACGTCTTTTCCTTCTGAACTGAACTGGTCGACCAAACGTTGTTTTATAGTGTATCCTATCTCGTCCTCTTCCTTTTTAGACAAGAAATCTTTCACAAAGATCACAAAGACTACTTCTCTGTCGAAATGTATTGTATATGATGGGAAAACGTGgactattttgtcatttttgcccTTTATGTAATTGCATACATCTTCACACAATCTTAACGTAACTTCGTTCTTCCTTCCAAACTTCTCCAAAATTCTATGCAACATATTTTGGTGCAGGCAGTAATGCTGTTTTACTATCAATGCCTCAGcagtttcttttgctgtttcGTTGTCTTGACCTAAGCAACTTTtccatctgaaatttaaatgtatgtattggTTTAAAAGCGGacgaaaaaacttaaaatatctttttttcaactttatctCACCTGAGCAATCCTTTGGtcagttattgtgatcgctcgatgtccggcgtccatagctgtcgtccatcgtctgtctgtcgtctgtcaacatttagattgtgtatgcaatagaggctgtatttttcaactgaacttcatgaaatttggttagaatgatgaaatctaggccaagttcgaaaactggtcatctcgggtcaaaaactaggtcactaggccaaatcaaagaaaaccattgtgtatgcgatagaggctgtatttttcaactgatcttcatgaaattttgtcagaatgataaccttgatataatatagaacaaatttgaaatgggttatctggggtcaaaaactaggtcactaggtcaaatcaaaggaaatccttgtgtatgcgatagaggctgtatttttcaattgatattcataaaatttggttagtataattgctttgatgaaaactaggtcgagttcgaatatgggtcatctgggttcaaaaagtaggtcaatatgtcatatcaaagaaaatacttgtttaaactcaagaaacCAAATTTTTGGCCctatcctaatgaaaattggccataatatttgtttccgtgaaattactaggtcagacatgttaaCACCGTGTTTCccgggtgagcgacctagggccatcttggccctcttgttatcttaTTGATGTTTCTCACATTTCATTGACATACATACTGAAAAAGGTATGCATTGTTTCATACTTCGAGGATGCCGACGTTCAGTTCTCATGATTTTACAAGCATAAATAATGTATGCCAGGttagaaaataactttattctagtttttttttttttattttattttttttttttttttttttttttttttttcattttactcattttcaaCAATGGCTATAAAAGTATAATTCAAGTTTGATGGCCATatttttaatccttaccctgataaatttcttcaatgaacttgtctatttttcaatttggacagtaccattaactgttaaaaggggtgctaacaaAAAAGATATTAACTGAATAGGGAatagtgcagaacatgatcaaactgcacgtaTGTGTCGgctgataatgatctgcactggttgcaaaggcagaaaaactcatgaaaactcaacTCGTACTTGGTGACTATCGTATCAAGATTTGAGCCTATTTATGTTTgtagtaaaattgtaaaattaataacAGAAAATAGGTAATTATagaaaaagtcctcaaaaatattGGGTCAATGCCTCCTGAAATTAATAGAACTGCTGTCTGCGAAAATAATAATTTCTTCTGAATCATGTATTGCCATAAAATCAATCAGACAAATTATCTAATGACAAGACGTAACTTCATAAACCGCTTAAAGTAGTGGGTTTTTCGTATGTTTTTAGGCCAAATAGATAACCCCGTTTATTATAGCCGCAATTTTTCGTTTGTACGGGGTATTTATAACGTTTAAACGTTTGTCCATAACATctaaaaatataatgatatttaaattATACATGCAGTATACGTATCTTTGGATTTGTAATTGACAAATATTAGACAAAATTTATATAGTTcacaaaataattagattttaaaGTGGAGAAGCCTAGAGTAATGGAAGCATTGTGCAaattattttaacagttttacaATTTTCTTTATAGCTATAGTATACATGGTTTTTATAAGTTcataatataataacattattAGGATCGATACGAAAAGCAGATTGACAATTTAGATTTGACATTGGGGTTAGAGAGTTATAAGCATTTGTTTCATTGATAGACAAACCGTATATGTTCTTTTGAATTTTTGCCAGGATTTAAGTGCTCTTTCTTTACATAAAACTGACAaaagatatatcaaataaaatctgtaagaatattcTTTGGTAAAAACGGTGCATACACAGCATAATTGGATGTCTGTCGTAACATGTTCTCTTCAAATGCATACAAAGAGCAAACTATCAGagacaaaataaagatttttctGTATTAGTAATATCCAATTTGCGTTGAATTTTTAGACAAACATACATTTTATCCGCTTGAATAATTATCTTTTCGATTACGCTTTCATTATtcaataaaatagttatttacatcGGGGACAATTCTAGATGATTAGGAGGAACATTATACACGTATCAATTTAGAAATAACATACTGAAGTTATAAACGTACCTGTGTTCTTCGTCAAATTTTTCACAATATCTGTAAACGTTCCTCTGTTCCTTCTTGTTTAAAACACCATCTATCATCAGTTCTTTCGTTTCGTTCAAGTATGTACTAGCCATTTCAAACTCCGATTGTAAATGATATAGCCTTCCcatgcaaaatttgaacgtcagCTGTTTCCTTGGAGTAGATATAGGTATATACCTATCTGCACTTCTCAAAACCTCCTCAGCCGCCACTATATTTGAAGGGCTCATTGTATCAGAATCAAGAACTTCAAACTCATATGTGATATGCAAGTAGTCGCCTGCTTTGTAGAGTAGGAATAACAATGCGCAGTACATTTCAAAGTCACCGTCTTCGTCGGGAACTGGGAACATGTCGCATCCAATGTCACATTGTTCCAGAACCATTTGTCGGTTAGTTTCGCTTTTGTCTCGTAAATATAACCTCCGATGAAGAAAGAAGTAACTATAATGTGCAAGGATTTTTGCTGTTTTATCCTCGCATGTTTCACTTAAGTTCTTTGCTTTGCTTGCAAAGTCTTTAGCACTTTCTATGTCATTTTCAAATTCCGCAGTCGTTGCCATTTTACTATAATACACTATTTCAGCCACAGTTCTGTCAAGACCATCCGGTATTACAGCAACCATGTTTTTGAGGATCGATTTCCTTTTTTCACATTGGTCCTTTTCGTATTGCTGGACCTGGAACCAAGTGCATATTGCAAACCTATCTACAGCCTCTTGTTTCCCGTCTGCCTTCACCATTTCCATTCGAAGTGCATCAGACA from Mercenaria mercenaria strain notata unplaced genomic scaffold, MADL_Memer_1 contig_4696, whole genome shotgun sequence encodes the following:
- the LOC123539354 gene encoding uncharacterized protein LOC123539354 gives rise to the protein MASKEITRFETYIRGTEKLDVFTINPHSFTAVIHYLQTVFRTRSITHILDSLVKQKQFRLAELLTILYSGHIHVITGGCNKDLKRIGKLWLSVKTFVDSKKDASFSPCYEIMSDALRMEMVKADGKQEAVDRFAICTWFQVQQYEKDQCEKRKSILKNMVAVIPDGLDRTVAEIVYYSKMATTAEFENDIESAKDFASKAKNLSETCEDKTAKILAHYSYFFLHRRLYLRDKSETNRQMVLEQCDIGCDMFPVPDEDGDFEMYCALLFLLYKAGDYLHITYEFEVLDSDTMSPSNIVAAEEVLRSADRYIPISTPRKQLTFKFCMGRLYHLQSEFEMASTYLNETKELMIDGVLNKKEQRNVYRYCEKFDEEHRWKSCLGQDNETAKETAEALIVKQHYCLHQNMLHRILEKFGRKNEVTLRLCEDVCNYIKGKNDKIVHVFPSYTIHFDREVVFVIFVKDFLSKKEEDEIGYTIKQRLVDQFSSEGKDVMSSETTSDDALTLDETKRLKDCINMHATDLMHRHNYLSIITASPVRSKSYGTREFKIQKEPCIVLYVHTKGYIPLDEDPFERRYDGVPMDVREGIFVTYPQQTNIMSS